CCATAGGTCAAATAACCAGCAACAATAATGGCTGCTCCAATCCCAAAAATAACTAAAGCATTCATCCAAATCTCCTTACCCAGCTGCTAAACCACCTCTAGCAGCGCAAGCAATTATAAAACGGCATGGAACTCGATTAATAAATTTTTGGAATTTTTCGCTAAACCTAAAGAATTGTTAAATTTTGTTTAACAACAGGCAAAAGATGTTTTGCAAATGCATTAGTTGCGACCTCATTTTTGCTCAAATCAACAACAACTAAACGCAAGTCAGCCCAACCCCAAAAGGAGAATTTATAATTTTTGCGGCGCTTGACATGTTTTGCCATCTTAAAAGCTGTTGAAGCGACAGTGTTGCAGACACAAACCAAAGTAATAGCAGAGCTCATGTGGTCGGGTCGCGGATTGACCTTCTCAAACCCGCATGTTTTCATGAAGTCGACAAGATGTTGAAGTTCGCAACCATCTAAAGCATCAATCGCTTTTAGAAACATGTATTCATCTGCCTCGACCGACCACAGTTTCGCCTTTTTTGAAAGAACATATTTCGAACCCAGCTCATGAAATTCCGCATAGCCCTCGAATTTTTCACCGCAATAGGAATAGTCTTCATAAACATCAAAAGAATTCGAGATGCTTTTTAAAAGTGCTTTTATTAATTTTTGCGATTTATCCATGTTCCCAACAGTGTAGCAAGTTATTTAATGAAATTCACACATACAATAAATTCTCGTGTCTAAAGAATTCTATCGCCTCGGAAATAAAAAGGGCGAGCAAACCGCCCGCCCAAAAAATAGTCGTGTTTAACGCCAACTATGCAGCTTGCTTTGCAACCTTTACGAGTTCTGCAAATGCATCTTTGTCATTAACTGCAATGTCTGCAAGAGACTTGCGATCAAGCAAAACTCCAGCTTTCTTAAGACCATTCATGAATGTTGAATAGCTCATGCCGTTAAGTCTTGCTGCTGCATTAATGCGAGTAATCCAAAGGCGACGGAAGTTGCGTTTCTTGACGCGACGATCGCGATATTGGTACTGCATTGAGCGGCGCACCTGCTGTTTCGCGTTTTTGTAGGAACGTGATTTTGCACCATAATATCCACGGGCAGCCTTTAGAGTGCCACGACGCTTTTTACGAGCTGAAACTGATCTTTTAATGCGTGCCATTTAGTCGCACCCTCCTATCTTCTTCCAAGGTTGCGCTGTACTACCTTGTAATCAGCGGTTGCCATCTCTGTTTCTTTACGGAAATTTCTCTTCCGTTTTTGTGATTTTTTAGTCAAGATGTGGCTCTTAAATGCTTTTGCACGCATTACTTTTCCGCTGCCAGTGACGCGGAAACGCTTTGCAGAACCGCGATGTGTCTTCATCTTTGGCATGCTAGTTTCTCCTATTCTTCCTCTTGCTTCTTGGCAGCCTCGCGTTGTTTAGCTGCTCTTTGCGCTTTTCTCGATTGTGTTGCCTGTTTTTTATTTCCCGATTTTCCCGAAGGAGCAATGGTCATATGCATGTTTCTGCCTTCCAGAATTGGTTTGCTTTCAACCACTGCAACATCTGACAAATCATCGGCCAGACGCTCAAGAATTGAAATCCCTTGTTCTGGATGAGCCATTTCACGTCCGCGGAACATGATGGTAATCTTCACCTTGTTTCCGTCACCAAGAAAACGAAGGACGTGCTTTTTCTTGGTCTCATAATCACCAACATCGATCTTTGGACGGAACTTCATTTCCTTAACCTCAATCTTTGTCTGGTTTTTCTTAGCTTGCTTTGCTTTTACAGCCTGCTCATATTTGTATTTGCCATAGTTCATGACTCTGCAAACTGGAGGCTTGGCATCTGGTGCTATCTCAACGAGATCATATCCTGCAGCAGCAGCTATGTCGAGAGCCTGCGAGAGCGTGAAAACTCCCATTTGGTTTCCGTCGTAATCAATCAAGCGGCATTGCGCGCAATTGATTTCTTCGTTCAGCCTTGGTTCTGGCTTGGCTATTTAAACCACCTGCTTTCTAAAATAAAAAAGGCTTGCACAATCGTGAGCAAGCCATATAAATACAAATTTTAAGTTGTAAACCCGACTGCTAAACGCAACCAAGGTGGAGCGGCTTTGCTCACTTCGCGCATAACATTATACATAATTTCTTCTCGAGGTATGGAAATTGCAAGCACAAATTATTCGTAAAGAGCCTTTAGTTTTTCAAATGCTGGCTTTGAGTTGATGATAGTTTCTTTGGCAATGCAATAGGAAAGACGAATCCATCCTTCAGCCCCAAAACTCTCACTTGGAACAATTAGCAGGTCGAGCTCCCGCGCTTTGTCAGAAAATGATTGAGCACTTGGTTCGAGTGCCTTCATCCACAAATAGAAAGCACCTTGTGGCTCTGCATATTCATAGCCAAGATCGTCAAGCATTTCAGTTAACAATGCTCGATTTTCAGCATATGGAGT
This portion of the Phoenicibacter congonensis genome encodes:
- the rplT gene encoding 50S ribosomal protein L20 yields the protein MARIKRSVSARKKRRGTLKAARGYYGAKSRSYKNAKQQVRRSMQYQYRDRRVKKRNFRRLWITRINAAARLNGMSYSTFMNGLKKAGVLLDRKSLADIAVNDKDAFAELVKVAKQAA
- the rpmI gene encoding 50S ribosomal protein L35, with product MPKMKTHRGSAKRFRVTGSGKVMRAKAFKSHILTKKSQKRKRNFRKETEMATADYKVVQRNLGRR
- the infC gene encoding translation initiation factor IF-3 translates to MAKPEPRLNEEINCAQCRLIDYDGNQMGVFTLSQALDIAAAAGYDLVEIAPDAKPPVCRVMNYGKYKYEQAVKAKQAKKNQTKIEVKEMKFRPKIDVGDYETKKKHVLRFLGDGNKVKITIMFRGREMAHPEQGISILERLADDLSDVAVVESKPILEGRNMHMTIAPSGKSGNKKQATQSRKAQRAAKQREAAKKQEEE